In Ptychodera flava strain L36383 chromosome 17, AS_Pfla_20210202, whole genome shotgun sequence, one genomic interval encodes:
- the LOC139115679 gene encoding serine protease FAM111A-like, with product MAGDSNQSCHSDLINIFDHFIERDKTRARSYLKNIGFPAGLVEEAVDSDRLARLLTGRLNTIEDCWDEMGKILNYIPRKDLLTHHHFRQYFTTKRQRGDDGARRSGEGFDAAAVNQATAGDSNQSCHSDLINIFDHFEKNDKTRARSYLKNIGFPEGRIEEAVDSDRLARLLTGRLNTIEDCWDEMGKILNYIPRKDLLTHPHFRQYFTTKRQRGDDGARRSGEGTGSRQLQKMPPKFGKVGDDLLSKWRQLLAYCMNTTLSIHHMRKLIEYSHSVGFIFSDVSGVTGSGFRLGSKYFITNFHVLSMMLGGNVTQQTLQMLEGRLCVSFNFEQTLTGDLVKVKKIAFVDNKPDFAICELELKNENNPPGLHNLIAEPPIDDGSFIALIGHPDGQPKRTDTRCFIVQNPLEDQQVQEAMHGNISLYGDRKVADFVNQTFLAELTAPDGKTYQSSFLKGASGSPGFDDAGNLVVMHTVGYYIPIGNTTSVIEKGLSMVVIRDYLKQKNPDLAALVFGN from the exons ATGGCGGGTGATTCAAACCAGAGTTGCCACAGTGATTTAATTAATATCTTCGATCACTTTATTGAGAGAGATAAAACGAGAGCAAGGTCTTACTTGAAGAATATTGGCTTCCCAGCGGGACTGGTTGAAGAAGCTGTTGATAGCGACCGCCTTGCTCGCTTGTTGACAGGACGTTTAAATACGATCGAAGATTGCTGGGATGAAATGGGAAAGATACTGAACTATATTCCAAGAAAGGATCTACTGACCCATCATCACTTCCGTCAATATTTTACCACCAAACGACAAAGAGGAGACGATGGCGCACGAAGGTCAGGCGAAG GTTTTGACGCAGCAGCAGTAAACCAAGCGACGGCGGGTGATTCAAACCAGAGTTGCCACAGTGATTTAATTAATATCTTCGATCACTTTGAGAAAAATGATAAAACGAGAGCAAGGTCTTACTTGAAGAATATTGGCTTCCCAGAGGGACGGATTGAAGAAGCTGTTGATAGTGACCGCCTTGCTCGCTTGTTGACAGGACGTTTAAATACGATTGAAGATTGCTGGGATGAAATGGGAAAGATACTGAACTATATTCCAAGAAAGGATCTACTGACCCATCCTCACTTCCGTCAATATTTTACCACCAAACGACAAAGAGGAGACGATGGCGCACGAAGGTCAGGCGAAGGTACTGGTTCACGTCAACTGCAAAAAATGCCaccaaaatttggaaaagtgggAGATGACCTTCTTTCCAAATGGAGGCAACTATTGGCCTATTGCATGAATACCACACTTAGTATTCATCATATGAGAAAACTTATAGAATACAGCCATTCCGTAGGCTTCATCTTTTCAGACGTCAGCGGAGTGACCGGAAGTGGCTTCCGACTTGGATCCAAGTACTTCATAACAAATTTCCACGTCTTGAGTATGATGTTGGGAGGAAATGTAACTCAGCAGACCCTGCAAATGTTGGAAGGGAGACTGTGCGTGAGCTTCAACTTTGAACAAACTCTAACAGGAGACCTAGTGAAAGTTAAAAAGATTGCATTCGTTGACAACAAACCGGATTTCGCCATCTGCGAGTTAGAGttgaagaatgaaaataatCCACCTGGATTACACAACTTAATAGCTGAACCACCAATAGACGACGGGTCCTTCATAGCACTCATCGGTCATCCAGACGGTCAACCAAAGCGAACCGACACCCGTTGCTTCATTGTACAAAATCCTCTTGAAGATCAGCAAGTTCAAGAGGCTATGCATGGCAATATATCGCTCTATGGAGACAGGAAAGTAGCGGATTTCGTAAATCAAACCTTTCTTGCTGAGCTAACGGCCCCAGATGGGAAGACATATCAATCTTCATTCCTTAAAGGAGCTTCTGGCAGCCCCGGATTTGATGATGCAGGAAACCTCGTTGTAATGCATACCGTTGGGTACTACATTCCAATCGGCAACACCACCAGCGTCATCGAAAAGGGACTCAGTATGGTTGTGATTCGAGACtacttgaaacaaaagaatccAGATTTGGCAGCATTGGTTTTTGGAAATTAG